Proteins encoded in a region of the Zea mays cultivar B73 chromosome 4, Zm-B73-REFERENCE-NAM-5.0, whole genome shotgun sequence genome:
- the LOC100193785 gene encoding uncharacterized protein LOC100193785: MPGSQNGGPRPRPVKVETIHDLARAGDLAGVQRKLLENPSLLNDKNPVMCQTPLHVAAGYNNTEIVKFLLNQQGTETVDLEAKNMYGETPLHMAVKNSSCGSTNLLLEHGAHIEAKANNGMTPLHLAVWHAIQAGDFSTVSVLLSYNPDCFVKDDEGKMPLNHIPGGAGSEKLLKLLTHHMEEQRKRKALMSCLEGKAMSEFEEAMSQIVGLQELKMQLRRWARGMFFDEKRRAMGLGIAKRRAPHMAFLGNPGTGKTMVARILGKLLHMVGILPTDKVTEVQRTDLVGEFVGHTGPKTRRKIHDAEGGILFVDEAYRLIPMQKSDDKDYGLEALEEIMSVMDSGKIVVVFAGYCEPMKRVIASNDGFCRRVTKFFYFDDFSTTELAEILHMKMKSPSDCSLLYGFKLHPSCSIEAIGELIAREITEEQRKQMNGGLVDTLLINARENLDSRLDFSCNDADTMITITLEDLEAGLRQISRQRHLQ, encoded by the exons atgcCGGGGAGCCAGAACGGGGGGCCGAGGCCTCGGCCGGTCAAAGTCGAGACCATCCACGATCTTGCGCGCGCCGGCGACCTCGCCGGCGTCCAGAGGAAGCTGCTGGAGAACCCCTCCCTCCTCAATGACAAAAATCCCGTG ATGTGTCAAACACCACTTCATGTTGCTGCTGGCTACAATAATACAGAAATAGTCAAGTTCTTGCTTAACCAGCAAGGTACAGAAACAGTTGATCTGGAGGCAAAGAACATG TATGGGGAGACTCCTCTGCATATGGCAGTGAAGAACAGTTCTTGTGGATCAACAAATCTACTCCTTGAACATGGTGCACACATAGAAGCCAAAGCCAAT AATGGCATGACACCATTGCATTTAGCTGTCTGGCATGCAATTCAAGCTGGAGACTTCAGCACAGTTAGCGTGTTACTAAGCTACAACCCTGATTGCTTTGTGAAAGATGAT GAAGGCAAAATGCCCTTAAATCATATTCCAGGAGGAGCTGGTAGCGAGAAGCTGCTGAAACTCCTCACTCATCATATGgaagagcaaagaaaacggaaagCTCTCATGTCATGCCTCGAAGGGAAAGCAATGTCAGAGTTTGAAGAGGCAATGTCACAAATTGTTGGATTGCAGGAGCTAAAAATGCAATTGCGCCGATGGGCACGAGGAATGTTTTTTGATGAGAAGCGACGGGCTATGGGCTTGGGGATTGCTAAAAGGAGAGCTCCCCATATGGCATTTCTTGGCAATCCAGGAACTG GCAAAACTATGGTTGCTCGAATTCTTGGAAAGCTCCTCCACATGGTTGGAATTCTCCCTACTGACAAAGTAACTGAAGTTCAGCGAACTGATCTTGTTGGAGAATTTGTGGGGCATACTGGACCAAAGACTAGGAGGAAG ATACATGATGCAGAGGGAGGTATTCTCTTCGTGGATGAAGCTTACAGGTTgataccaatgcaaaaatccgatGACAAGGATTATGGTTTAGAAGCCTTGGAGGAGATAATGTCTGTAATGGACAGTGGCAAGATAGTTGTCGTATTTGCTGGGTACTGTGAGCCAATGAAGCGAGTCATCGCCTCGAATGATGGCTTCTGCAGGCGGGTCACGAAATTCTTCTATTTCGATGATTTCAGTACGACAGAACTAGCAGAGATCCTACATATGAAGATGAAGAGTCCAAGTGACTGTAGCTTGCTTTACGGGTTTAAGCTGCACCCAAGCTGCAGCATTGAAGCCATTGGAGAGCTGATTGCCAGGGAGATCACTGAAGAGCAGAGGAAGCAGATGAATGGAGGCCTTGTAGACACGCTGCTCATCAATGCCCGCGAGAACCTGGATTCGcggcttgatttcagctgcaacgATGCCGATACTATGATCACGATCACGTTGGAAGACCTGGAGGCAGGGCTTCGTCAGATTTCCAGACAACGTCACCTGCAGTGA